In Deinococcus psychrotolerans, the genomic window CGGCAGCAGCAGGGTCAGGGCCGAGAGCCGCTGCCATTTGCTTTCGCCGGCACTGACAAACTGATCGATGACCGCTTGTGCGCCGTTGGCAAAGTCGCCGAACTGGGCTTCCCAGATCACCAGGCTTTCGGGAGCACTGGTCGAGTAGCCGTATTCGAAGGCCAGCACCGCTTCTTCCGAGAGGGTGGAGTCAATAACTTCGATGCGGCAAGTGGTGCCGGGCAAATGCGCCAGCGGCATGTATTCTTCGTTTTGGGTGTCGGTGGCCGACTGGTCGTGCAGCACGGCGTGGCGATGCACGAAGGTGCCGCGCCCAGCGTCCTGGCCGTCCAAGCGGATGTCGAAGCCGTCTTCCAAGAGGGTGGCGTAGGCCAGAGTTTCGCCCATGCCCCAGTCCACCGGCTGCTCACCGAGGCTCATCTCACGGCGGTTTTTGAGCACGCGCTCCACCGCGCGGTGAGGCACGAAGCCTTCTGGCACACTGCTCAGCGATTCGCCCAGCTTGGCAATCCGCTCAGCGCTGACCTGCGTTTCGGCGTCGTCCGTCCAATGGGTGCCGAGGTGACGGCCCCAATTGATCGCCAGCTTGCTCTGCTCCTCGTTGGCGACTTCGGTGACCACCGACGCGCCCGCGTCGAGCTTGTCGCGGAAGTTGGTGATCATGTCGGCTTCCTCACCCGCTCTGAGCACGCCTTCTTTTTCCAAGATTTTGGCGTACAGGGCGCGGGTACCGGGGTGCGTCTTGATTTCGCGGTACATGATCGGCTGGGTCATGGTCGGATCGTCGCCTTCGTTGTGGCCGTGCCGCCTAAAGCAGATCAAATCGACGAACACGTCTTTGCCGAACTCCTGACGGTAAGCCAGTGCCAGCTCACCGGCGTACACCACCGCTTCGGGGTCGTCGCCGTTGACGTGCATCACCGGCGCGTTGGCGATTTTGGCGATGTCGGTGCAGTAGCGGCTGCTGCGGGTATCGCGCGGATCGGAGATGGTGAAGCCGATCTGGTTGTTGATGACGATCCGAACCGCGCCGCCAGTGGAAAACCCACGCAGGCGAGAGAGGTTGAGCGTTTCCATGACCACGCCCTGCCCGGCCACCGCCGCGTCGCCGTGAATGGTGATTGGCAAGACCTGCTTGCGCTCGGTGTCGTCGCGGTGATCTTGGCGGGCGCGGACGCTGCCGTGAACGACTGGCGAGACAATTTCGAGGTGCGAGGGGTTAAAGGCCAGCGCGAGGTGCATCGGGCCGCCGTTGGTTCGCACGTCACTGGAAAAGCCCATGTGGTACTTCACGTCACCGGCCACGTCGGGGTCATCCGAGAGGACTTTTTTACCTTCGAATTCGTCGAAGAGGTCGGCGGGTTTTTTACCGAAAATATTGACCAAAACGTTGAGGCGGCCACGGTGGGCCATACCGATGACCGTTTCCTTGATGCCCAGAAGGCCGCTGCCCTGAATCAGAGCGTCCATCAGCGGAATAAAGGCTTCGCCGCCTTCCAGCGAAAACCGTTTCTGGCCCACGTAGCGCTGATGGAGGTATTTTTCTAAACCCTCGGCGGCGTTGAGCTTGTCGTAGATGCGCTTTTTTTGCTCGGTGGTGTAGCTGCCCCGCCCCTTGGAGGCTTCGATACGCTGCTGAAACCACTCGCGCTCGGCGGAAGGCAGGTAGGAAAACTCAAAGCCAATTGGGCCGCAGTAACTTTGCTCGAGCTGATCGATGACGCCCTGCAAGCTGCCGCTGAAGTGGCCTTCCTTGACCGGCGTCATCAAATCTTGGGCGCTGAGGTTGTAATACTCCGGCGTCAGTTCCGGCACGACGGCGGGCGGGCGAATGGTCAGCGGGTTTTTGGAAGCGCTGATGTGGCCGTAGACGCGGTAAGCGCTGATCAGTGCGCCCGCCGCTTGCTGGGCCGCGCTGAGATTCTCGCCGCCGCTTTCGGTGGGTGCCGCGCCCGCTCTTAAGCGGTTGCGGCCCAAGTCATAGAAACGCTGCTGAATTTCGGTGTGGGCGGTTTCACGTATCCCGCCGCGCACATCGTCAAAATAACTGCGCCAGTCGCTATCCACGCTGGCCGGGTCGGTGAGGTAAGCCTCGTACAGCGCTTCCACAAAAGCCGCGTTGCCGCCGTACATCACTGTCGCATGTTGGGAGTCGTCCATAAGCGTCCTCCAGCATACCCCGCCCCGGCCTGGCGAATGCCTGACGATCCTCTCATTTGGCGTCAGTTCGGAGCGGCAGGCAGCAGGAGTACGCCGGACGTGAAAAACGTCTTCAAAGTCTTGCGAGAGAGGCGCTCTCTCCTTTCACTTCCCCTCTCAAGCGGGAAGGTTAAAAAACAGCAACCCGGCACTTAATCCATTGATGAAAAATTCAAGGGTCAGTTTAGAGTTGCCGTTTCCGCCCCCTTGCCACTCTCTTTCCTCAGTACCGCGCTCCCGCCGCCACACCCACCGGCGCGATCTCAGCGAGGCGCTGCAACTCACCCTCACTCAGCTCCACTTTCAGGGCAGCGAGGTTGTCTTCAAGGTACTTGACCCGCTTAGTGCCGGGAATCGGGGCGAGGTCGTGGCCCTGGGCCAGCACCCATGCCAGAGCCAGTTGCGCGGTGCTGACGCCTTTTTCTTTGGCCATCCGTTCGACCGCTTGAACCAATTTGAGATTTTTCTGGAAGTTCTCGCCCTGAAAACGCGGATTATTGCGGCGAAAGTCGTCGGGGGAAAAATCGTCCGGCGATTTGAGTTCGCCGGTCAGGAAGCCGCGTCCCAGCGGGCTGTACGGCACAAAACCGATGCCCAGTTCAGTTACGGTGGGCAAAATTTCTTCTTCGGGCTGGCGGTTCCACAAGCTGTACTCAGATTGCAGGGCGGTGATCGGGTGAACCTTGTGGGCGCGGCGAATCTGCTCGGGGGTGGCCTCGCTCAGGCCCAGGTAACGCACCTTGCCCGCCTGCACCAGTTCGGCCATCGCGCCCACCGTCTCTTCAATCGGCACGTTGGGGTCGACCCGGTGCTGATAGTACAAATCGATGTAGTCCATGTTCAGCCGCTTGAGGCTGGCGTCCACTGCCGAGTGCACATACTCGGGCCGTCCGTTGATGCCCAGCATTTCACCGTTAGGGCCGCGCATCAGGGCAAACTTGGTGGCGATAATGACCCGGTCTCTGACTTTGCCGAGCGCCCGGCCCACCAGTTCTTCGTTTTTGCCGACGCCGTACATGTCGGCGGTGTCAAAAAAGGTCAGCCCCGCGTCCAGCGCCACTTCAAAGACCCGCAGGCTCTCGGCCTCGTCGGCGCTCCCCGAAGCCGCCGTGCCGTACGACTGGCTCATGCCCATGCAGCCGAGTCCCAAACGGCTGACCACCAGCCCCTGCGTGCCCAGTTTGATTTGTTCTAAGGTCATCTGCTCTCCTTTTTCTGCTCTTGGTGCCGCTCAATCTTGCGCCCAAAGTGGTGATAAGAACTGGAGTGCGCGGCAAGTTGGCCACTCCTTTGTGACCAAGCCTGCTAAGCCTGCGCTCCACCCACCACGTTTTCCGGCGGCGTACCGAGAAGTTTCAGCGCGGCGTCCCATTTGGCTTCGTCGGAAGTGCGCCACAGCAGTTCGGCTAAATCTTCAGCACTGACTTCGCCCCACAACCAACTGCCTTCTTGCTCCTCACGCTTGAGTTGGCCGGGTGCCCAGCCCGCATAGCCGAGCAGCAGGTAAAACGCCTGATCGCCCGAAAGCAGCTCGGCCAGCACGTCGCGGTCACGCGAGAGCCACAGCCCGTCCGCCAGCTGATGTTCTTGGAGTTGTCCCGTCGGCTGGGTGTAAAGGCACCAGCCCGCCGAGCGCTCCACCGGGCCGCCATTGTAGGCCGGGAGGAAGGCGGCGGACGGCCCAGCCTCCGGCAGCAACTCGCCAATACGCACGCCGCTGGGTTGGTTGAGCATGACCCCCAGCGCTCCATTTTGTTCGTCCAGCATCAGCAAAACGCCGCGCTCGAATACGCTGCCGCGCAGTTGCGGCGTGGCCACCAGAAGGGTCAGCGTCATAGCCCACACAATACCCGCTGCCCCGGCCCGGTGAGTACACAAAAGCCTTTAGCTTTCCGGCAAACCTTATCCGGCAGTCGAGCCCAAAGTAGACCCGGCAGTAGATTCAGCCGCTTCAGGCGCGGCCACAAACCCGCCCAGCCGCTCATGCAAATCGGCGGCGAGGCTCAGCAAGCGGGCGTCGCTCCACGCGGGGCCGCACAGTTGCAGGCCGGTGGGCAGGCCAGCCGCGAGGCCAATCGGCACGTTGACGCTGGGCAGGCCCACTTTGGCCGCCACCGAATACCCGCTGTAGTACGGGAAGATCAGCGCGTCGTATTCGGCAAAGAGGGGAAACAGCCCCCGCTCGCCCGCCAAGTCCAGATCCTTGGCCCGCGCCTGCGTGTAAGCCCGCTCGGAGAGGTCGCCTTTGGTCGACTGCGCCGCTTGCAAAAGAACCATCCCGTAGCGCTGCAATGCCTTTGGATCCGCGTCGGAGGCTTCAATCACCGCCGCTAGGCTGCCCGGCCCGGCAGTCACCCCAGCCAGGTAGCGGTTGAGCGCAGGCTTGAATTCATAAAGCAGCGCTTCAAAGCCCGCCGCTCTGAGTTCGCTTTCGGTGGGGAGGTCAACGTCGTGGAGCACCGCGCCGCCCGCCTTCAGCACTTCCAGCGCGTTGTTGAGCCGCTCCAGTTGCTCGGGCGCGAGGCCCTTCCAGAAACCGCCGCGCATCACGCCAATTTTTGCGCCCTTAAGAGCGCCGGGTTGAAGCTCGAAAACCTGAGGCTCTGCGTCCGGCTCGGCCAGCACACTGGCAATCAGGGCCGCGTCGCGGGCGGTGCGGGTCATCGGCCCCGCCGTGTCCTGCGAAGGCGAAATCGGTACGATGCCGCTGCGCGAAATCAGCCCCACCGTCGGCTTGTGCCCGATCACGCCGTTCTGGTGGGCCGGAGACAAAATGCTGCCGCTGGTTTCGGTGCCGATGGCGGCGGGCGTAAGTCTTGCCGCCACTGCCGCGCCGCTGCCGGAGCTGCTGCCGCCGGTATCGGCCCCGGCCTTCCAGGGGTTCATGGTTTGCCCGCCGCGCGACGAGTAGCCGTTGGGCATCTCCACCGTCATGAAGTTGGCCCACTCGGTCAGGTTGGCTTTGCCCAAAATTACCGCGCCCGCCGCCCGCAACCTGGCGACCAGGGGCGCGTCCGTGGCCGCGACGTTGTCCTTCATCAGAGCGCTGCCCGCCGTGGTCGGAAGGCCCGCCACGTCGATGTTGTCTTTGATCAGGATCGGCAGGCCGTGCAGCTTTCCGCGCTGAACGGCACTGAGTTTATCCAGCGCGGCAGCGTCGCTCAGCGCCTGCGGGTTGACGGCGATGACCGCGTGAAGCTGCGGATTGTGCGCTTCAATGCGGCCCAAATACAGCTGCGTGACTTCCTCGGCGCTGGCGGTGTTGGCGGCGACGGCGGCGATCAGATCGGTGGCGTCCAGCTCAAGCAGAGGGGAGACAGGCATAGCCCTGAGCCTAGCGCAGCCGCCCCCAGCCGCCCACCTTGCGCTAGGCTTCATGCATGACCATGAGCCTTCCCGAAGACGCCCTGCCCCACCCGGAGACCGCCGTCAAAGTGGCGTATCAGGGCAATCCCGGCTCATACAGCGAAATTGCCGCGCTGAACAGCGCCGAAAATGCCGCCGTTCACGGCTACGCCACCTTTCATGAAGTGCTGGAAGCGGTCACCAGCGGCCAGGCCGACCTGGCGGTGTTGCCGGTCGAAAACAGCTTGATGGGCTCTATTTTGCAATCCATCGACCTGCTGGCCGAAACGGATTTGCACGTCACCAAGGAAGTGGTGGTGCGGGTTTCACACGCCATGATGGCCCTGCCCGGCGTATTGCTGACTGACATAAAACGGGTCTACTCGCAGCAACCAGCCCTCGACCAATGCACCGAGTTCATGAAAAAACACCACCTGACGCCGGTAGCCGCCTACGACACGGCGGGCAGCGCCAAAGACCTCGCCGGACGCGGCGCACGCGACGAGGGCGTAATCGCTTCCAAGCGGGCCGCCAAACTCTACGGCCTGGAAGTGCTGCAAAGCGGCATCGAGGACGAGCCGTTTAACTTCACCCGCTTTCTGGTGCTGTCTCACCGTGAAGCGCTGCCGAGCGAGGGGCCGTACAAGACCAGCATCGTCTTCGCGGTGCGCCACACCCCCGGCTCCCTGATGGAAACCCTCAACCAGTTGCGCGGCCTGAACATGTCCAGCATTGTTTCCCGCCCCCGCAAAGACCGGGCCTGGAGCTACCTGATTCACGTGGACTTTGAAGGCGACGCGGGCGACCCCGAGATTTCAGCGGCGCTCGGCAGCGTGCTGCGCAAGGCCAGCTTCGCCAAGATTATCGGCAGCTATCCGATGTCCACCGGGCCGATAGAGCCTTAAGCGCTGATGCCTAGAGCAATGCTGTGACCCCCTTTCTCCAAATCGGACGCGCCCCGATTCCCGGCAGCGCCGAGAGCCTGATTTTGTCTCGGCGCGGCGACGAATTCTCGATCCAGATTTCCGGCTACGTCAGCGAGCTGATGAACAGCCGGATGCACTTTTCCGAAGACCTGCTGGCCGAGTGGGGCTGTCAGCATTTGCACGGAGCAGACGCCAGCGTACTGATCGGCGGGCTGGGCATGGGCTTTACCCTGGCGGCGGCGCTGACCACGCTCGGCCCAGCAGCGGCGGTGACGGTGGCCGAACTGGTACCGGGCGTCATCGAGTGGAACCGTGGGCCGCTGGGCGAGTGCGCTGGAAACCCGCTGGCCGATTCGCGCAGCCGCGTGCATGTGGGTGACGTGGGCGCACTGATTCGCAGCAGCCAAGACGCTTACGACGCCATTTTACTGGACGTGGACAACGGCCCCGACGCCATGACCCACCCGGGAAACGAGCAGCTCTACTCACTCAGAGGACTGGCGTCGACCAAAGCGGCCCTAAGAACCGGCGGCGTGCTGGCGATCTGGTCCGCCGAAAAAAACACCCGCTTTACCCGCAGACTGCGAGAAGCGGGCTACACTGTGGAAGAAAAAGTCGCCCGCGCCCGCCCCGGCAAGGGAGCCAGGCACATGATCTGGTTGGCGAAACGGGGGCTGTAACCCTTAGCCGA contains:
- a CDS encoding 2-oxoglutarate dehydrogenase E1 component; amino-acid sequence: MDDSQHATVMYGGNAAFVEALYEAYLTDPASVDSDWRSYFDDVRGGIRETAHTEIQQRFYDLGRNRLRAGAAPTESGGENLSAAQQAAGALISAYRVYGHISASKNPLTIRPPAVVPELTPEYYNLSAQDLMTPVKEGHFSGSLQGVIDQLEQSYCGPIGFEFSYLPSAEREWFQQRIEASKGRGSYTTEQKKRIYDKLNAAEGLEKYLHQRYVGQKRFSLEGGEAFIPLMDALIQGSGLLGIKETVIGMAHRGRLNVLVNIFGKKPADLFDEFEGKKVLSDDPDVAGDVKYHMGFSSDVRTNGGPMHLALAFNPSHLEIVSPVVHGSVRARQDHRDDTERKQVLPITIHGDAAVAGQGVVMETLNLSRLRGFSTGGAVRIVINNQIGFTISDPRDTRSSRYCTDIAKIANAPVMHVNGDDPEAVVYAGELALAYRQEFGKDVFVDLICFRRHGHNEGDDPTMTQPIMYREIKTHPGTRALYAKILEKEGVLRAGEEADMITNFRDKLDAGASVVTEVANEEQSKLAINWGRHLGTHWTDDAETQVSAERIAKLGESLSSVPEGFVPHRAVERVLKNRREMSLGEQPVDWGMGETLAYATLLEDGFDIRLDGQDAGRGTFVHRHAVLHDQSATDTQNEEYMPLAHLPGTTCRIEVIDSTLSEEAVLAFEYGYSTSAPESLVIWEAQFGDFANGAQAVIDQFVSAGESKWQRLSALTLLLPHGYEGQGPEHSSARLERYLQLCAQKNMQVVVPSSASQIFHLLRRQMIRAYRKPLIIMSPKSLLRNKAAMSPLSDFTDGKFYEVIGDTSKPAARRVVISSGKLHWELTETRQKAEDDGQPLDVALIRLEQLYPFPGKLLAQELEKYPGADVIWAQEEPQNQGAWLMLRDDLDAALQPGQTLTYAGRSRSASTAVGYKQMHDKQQAQLIRDALGAQVEVEQSRPKKEATPQS
- a CDS encoding aldo/keto reductase yields the protein MTLEQIKLGTQGLVVSRLGLGCMGMSQSYGTAASGSADEAESLRVFEVALDAGLTFFDTADMYGVGKNEELVGRALGKVRDRVIIATKFALMRGPNGEMLGINGRPEYVHSAVDASLKRLNMDYIDLYYQHRVDPNVPIEETVGAMAELVQAGKVRYLGLSEATPEQIRRAHKVHPITALQSEYSLWNRQPEEEILPTVTELGIGFVPYSPLGRGFLTGELKSPDDFSPDDFRRNNPRFQGENFQKNLKLVQAVERMAKEKGVSTAQLALAWVLAQGHDLAPIPGTKRVKYLEDNLAALKVELSEGELQRLAEIAPVGVAAGARY
- a CDS encoding YqgE/AlgH family protein, with the protein product MTLTLLVATPQLRGSVFERGVLLMLDEQNGALGVMLNQPSGVRIGELLPEAGPSAAFLPAYNGGPVERSAGWCLYTQPTGQLQEHQLADGLWLSRDRDVLAELLSGDQAFYLLLGYAGWAPGQLKREEQEGSWLWGEVSAEDLAELLWRTSDEAKWDAALKLLGTPPENVVGGAQA
- a CDS encoding amidase family protein, translating into MPVSPLLELDATDLIAAVAANTASAEEVTQLYLGRIEAHNPQLHAVIAVNPQALSDAAALDKLSAVQRGKLHGLPILIKDNIDVAGLPTTAGSALMKDNVAATDAPLVARLRAAGAVILGKANLTEWANFMTVEMPNGYSSRGGQTMNPWKAGADTGGSSSGSGAAVAARLTPAAIGTETSGSILSPAHQNGVIGHKPTVGLISRSGIVPISPSQDTAGPMTRTARDAALIASVLAEPDAEPQVFELQPGALKGAKIGVMRGGFWKGLAPEQLERLNNALEVLKAGGAVLHDVDLPTESELRAAGFEALLYEFKPALNRYLAGVTAGPGSLAAVIEASDADPKALQRYGMVLLQAAQSTKGDLSERAYTQARAKDLDLAGERGLFPLFAEYDALIFPYYSGYSVAAKVGLPSVNVPIGLAAGLPTGLQLCGPAWSDARLLSLAADLHERLGGFVAAPEAAESTAGSTLGSTAG
- a CDS encoding prephenate dehydratase, with the translated sequence MTMSLPEDALPHPETAVKVAYQGNPGSYSEIAALNSAENAAVHGYATFHEVLEAVTSGQADLAVLPVENSLMGSILQSIDLLAETDLHVTKEVVVRVSHAMMALPGVLLTDIKRVYSQQPALDQCTEFMKKHHLTPVAAYDTAGSAKDLAGRGARDEGVIASKRAAKLYGLEVLQSGIEDEPFNFTRFLVLSHREALPSEGPYKTSIVFAVRHTPGSLMETLNQLRGLNMSSIVSRPRKDRAWSYLIHVDFEGDAGDPEISAALGSVLRKASFAKIIGSYPMSTGPIEP
- a CDS encoding spermidine synthase; this encodes MTPFLQIGRAPIPGSAESLILSRRGDEFSIQISGYVSELMNSRMHFSEDLLAEWGCQHLHGADASVLIGGLGMGFTLAAALTTLGPAAAVTVAELVPGVIEWNRGPLGECAGNPLADSRSRVHVGDVGALIRSSQDAYDAILLDVDNGPDAMTHPGNEQLYSLRGLASTKAALRTGGVLAIWSAEKNTRFTRRLREAGYTVEEKVARARPGKGARHMIWLAKRGL